The uncultured Desulfobulbus sp. genome window below encodes:
- a CDS encoding DUF882 domain-containing protein: MVTENSTYQQSRRLFLVRSAQALAGLTVFSIPEFCSAKVASGKRTISLYHANQRKELNLTYAVGNLYDPRALAKVNSFLRDYHTGQIHRIDPKLLDILWAVQQEMGNKGTYKVVSAFRSPQTNRKLSRTHRGVADHSLHMKGRAIDLSLPGVQLSHIRHCAMNMRTGGVGYYPRSNFVHLDTGVYRTW; the protein is encoded by the coding sequence ATGGTTACAGAAAATAGTACGTATCAGCAATCCCGTCGTTTATTTCTTGTTCGTTCTGCTCAGGCCCTGGCCGGGCTCACTGTTTTTTCCATTCCCGAGTTTTGTTCAGCCAAGGTCGCCTCCGGTAAGCGAACGATTTCTCTGTATCATGCAAATCAGCGAAAAGAACTCAATCTGACCTATGCCGTGGGCAACCTCTATGATCCCAGAGCGCTTGCCAAAGTAAACTCGTTTTTACGTGATTATCATACCGGCCAGATTCATCGTATCGATCCTAAGCTTCTCGATATCCTCTGGGCTGTTCAGCAGGAAATGGGGAACAAGGGGACCTATAAAGTTGTTTCGGCATTTCGCTCCCCGCAGACGAATCGTAAGTTGAGCCGCACCCACCGGGGAGTGGCGGATCATAGTCTGCACATGAAAGGTCGCGCCATAGATTTATCTTTACCCGGTGTGCAGTTGAGTCATATTCGGCATTGCGCCATGAATATGCGCACCGGTGGAGTCGGGTATTACCCCAGATCAAATTTTGTCCACCTGGATACCGGGGTGTATCGCACCTGGTAA
- a CDS encoding putative molybdenum carrier protein: protein MLKGKKKKSFFCIISGGQTGADQAALDAAINLGLDHGGWIPKGRKTEAGPLPSHYQLKEHSSPQYRVRTESNVVSADGTLICSFGPLSGGSALTEALAIRHNRPFLHINFDHTPPEQAHVLVEHWVKQHAIVTLNVAGPRASNDARIYQAVYALLTAISWPSK, encoded by the coding sequence ATGCTAAAAGGGAAAAAAAAGAAAAGTTTTTTTTGTATTATTTCAGGTGGTCAGACAGGTGCCGACCAGGCAGCTCTCGATGCAGCCATTAATTTGGGGCTGGACCATGGAGGATGGATACCCAAGGGAAGAAAGACCGAGGCCGGCCCACTGCCGTCTCACTACCAGCTTAAAGAGCACTCTTCTCCCCAGTACCGGGTTCGAACAGAAAGTAATGTTGTGTCAGCCGACGGGACACTTATTTGTTCATTTGGTCCTTTAAGCGGTGGATCTGCCTTGACCGAGGCCCTGGCAATTCGCCACAATCGGCCCTTTTTGCACATTAATTTTGACCACACTCCGCCTGAACAAGCCCATGTTCTTGTTGAGCACTGGGTCAAGCAGCATGCCATCGTCACTCTGAACGTGGCTGGCCCACGTGCCAGCAATGATGCTCGTATCTATCAGGCCGTCTATGCGTTACTCACAGCGATCTCCTGGCCCTCAAAATAA
- a CDS encoding SRPBCC family protein, which yields MPPLKVTDSRLLPFTAEAIWPILADIQRYPQWWPKILFPRVSLAQEKLIGTKLHLRPMGMQAITCIVRAASAPQFINLEYVGSFITGHAQWKLDPQEESTQVSYVLDVQVHGVLTALASQVINLQAIHSFSMRTILKALEQQVHICSTQETLKT from the coding sequence ATGCCCCCACTCAAAGTTACAGACTCTCGACTCCTTCCCTTCACTGCCGAGGCGATCTGGCCCATTCTGGCTGATATCCAACGTTACCCACAATGGTGGCCCAAAATACTTTTCCCACGTGTCAGCCTAGCCCAAGAAAAGCTTATCGGTACAAAGCTCCACCTGCGTCCAATGGGCATGCAGGCTATTACCTGCATCGTCCGGGCAGCCTCAGCCCCGCAGTTCATAAATCTGGAGTATGTTGGAAGCTTCATCACCGGTCATGCCCAATGGAAACTTGATCCTCAGGAGGAGAGTACACAGGTCAGTTATGTGCTCGACGTTCAGGTTCATGGTGTGCTTACAGCTTTGGCATCGCAGGTGATCAACCTCCAAGCCATTCACTCCTTTTCCATGCGCACTATCTTAAAAGCGCTTGAGCAGCAGGTCCACATTTGCTCGACACAGGAGACTTTGAAAACCTGA
- a CDS encoding HDOD domain-containing protein, with product MVNQHAFVETLRSFLDSERLTLPVFNPISLRVQQELVKKEPNVAKVVKLISADQSLSSNIINIANSAMYRGLLPVRTVKSAIIRLGLSEVARIAFTDINKKIFTARDPQIDAIMKKLWQHSLGCAFAAGMLSQRLDFGVMQHEAFSAGLFHDIGKLFILKVLAEKKKKSTTKMVVSEDILLAAMGLLHCEQGDHLLRQIQMPEILAIIARDHHQEDYDRNNYLLVLVRMANHICHALGIGLEEPMDISLLKQSEALQLSLAHSDLENIQKFLQTTAGLFD from the coding sequence ATGGTAAATCAGCACGCCTTTGTTGAAACCTTACGTTCCTTTCTCGATTCCGAACGTTTGACCCTGCCGGTTTTCAATCCGATCTCTTTGCGAGTACAACAGGAACTGGTAAAAAAAGAACCCAATGTTGCTAAGGTCGTCAAACTGATCAGTGCTGACCAATCACTCTCCAGCAATATTATCAACATTGCTAATTCAGCTATGTATCGTGGGCTGTTACCGGTCCGTACGGTGAAATCCGCAATCATTCGCTTGGGGCTTTCCGAAGTAGCGCGCATTGCCTTTACCGATATCAACAAAAAGATCTTCACCGCCCGCGACCCGCAAATTGACGCCATTATGAAAAAATTATGGCAGCATTCGCTGGGCTGTGCCTTTGCCGCCGGAATGCTCTCACAGCGGCTCGACTTTGGAGTGATGCAGCACGAGGCGTTTTCGGCTGGACTCTTTCATGATATCGGCAAGCTGTTTATCCTGAAAGTTCTTGCCGAGAAGAAGAAAAAAAGTACGACCAAGATGGTCGTGTCCGAAGATATCCTCCTTGCGGCCATGGGGTTGCTCCACTGCGAGCAGGGCGATCACCTGCTCAGGCAGATACAGATGCCGGAAATATTGGCCATCATTGCTCGAGACCACCACCAGGAGGACTACGACCGCAACAATTACCTCCTGGTACTGGTACGCATGGCCAATCACATTTGCCACGCCTTGGGTATAGGCCTTGAGGAACCAATGGATATTTCTCTGCTAAAACAGTCTGAGGCTCTCCAGCTCAGCCTGGCACACTCAGACCTTGAAAATATTCAAAAATTTCTCCAAACCACAGCCGGACTTTTCGACTAG
- a CDS encoding DEAD/DEAH box helicase, which translates to MTIETFSQLDLQPQLLEAVTELGYSTPTPIQQATIPLLLAGRDLIGQAQTGTGKTAAFGLPLLQQITGRKKGVQALIMAPTRELAIQVADAIQGFGKKSGVSVLAVFGGQAYQQQIRSLRQGVDVLVATPGRLLDLLRQGTLKLDAVKSVVLDEADEMLSMGFVEDIEQIFSYVPADRQTMLFSATISKRVLELSNTYLRDPETVTIVPKQLTGNTIKQRYYLVNHQDKIAALTRLFEMETIDSAIIFVRTRIGTGELANQLTSRGFAAEALNGDLSQDARMQVLKRYRNHLIRVLVATDVAARGLDIDDISHVFNFDLPDDPEVYVHRVGRTGRAGREGTAISLVTPKDRWQLRRIEDYTRFKLEQAELPTIQQIENHRQALLMEQLEVWIRRGRCRRERELVELLAQTGNDPLDIAAAAMKMARHDEKKRPIDPITPIKEELFRQRGRKNDRFNRRGNGGGGQQGRRGPRQDKDMVSLKLDVGRADGIGVNHVVASIAHYSGIDAGRLGKIRLESNHTTVDVPEPLVGKLLSKNGAYRIGRRSVNMERSSS; encoded by the coding sequence ATGACAATTGAGACCTTTTCCCAGCTTGACCTTCAACCGCAACTGCTTGAAGCAGTTACAGAACTCGGATATTCCACTCCAACGCCTATTCAACAGGCGACCATTCCCTTGCTGCTGGCCGGGCGTGACCTGATCGGTCAGGCGCAGACCGGAACTGGTAAAACTGCTGCTTTTGGCCTGCCCCTGCTGCAGCAGATTACTGGCCGAAAAAAAGGCGTCCAGGCGCTGATTATGGCCCCCACCCGTGAGCTTGCAATCCAGGTTGCGGACGCGATCCAGGGCTTTGGGAAAAAATCCGGTGTTTCAGTCCTTGCTGTTTTTGGTGGCCAGGCCTATCAGCAGCAGATTCGCAGCCTGCGTCAGGGGGTAGATGTGCTGGTCGCGACTCCGGGCAGACTTCTGGACCTTTTGCGTCAGGGCACCCTTAAACTGGATGCGGTAAAGAGTGTTGTCCTGGATGAGGCCGATGAAATGCTCAGCATGGGGTTTGTCGAAGATATCGAGCAGATCTTTTCCTACGTTCCAGCTGATCGCCAGACCATGCTGTTCTCCGCAACTATTTCCAAACGGGTTTTAGAGCTTTCCAACACCTATCTCCGCGATCCGGAAACCGTCACCATTGTTCCCAAACAGCTGACAGGTAACACGATTAAACAGCGGTATTACCTGGTGAATCATCAGGATAAGATCGCTGCTCTTACCCGGCTTTTTGAGATGGAGACCATTGATAGCGCCATCATTTTTGTTCGGACCCGTATTGGCACCGGCGAGCTTGCCAATCAGCTGACCTCGCGGGGGTTTGCGGCCGAAGCCCTGAACGGTGATCTTAGCCAGGATGCCCGAATGCAGGTGTTGAAACGCTACCGTAACCACCTGATTCGCGTCCTTGTTGCCACTGACGTTGCCGCACGCGGGCTGGATATCGACGATATTTCCCATGTCTTCAACTTTGATCTCCCCGATGACCCTGAGGTTTACGTGCACCGTGTTGGTCGAACCGGGCGAGCTGGCCGTGAGGGAACGGCAATCTCCCTTGTAACTCCCAAGGATCGCTGGCAGTTGCGCCGTATCGAAGACTATACTCGTTTTAAGCTTGAACAGGCGGAGTTGCCCACCATCCAGCAGATCGAAAATCACCGCCAGGCTTTACTGATGGAACAGCTTGAAGTCTGGATTCGACGTGGGCGTTGTCGCCGTGAACGGGAGCTGGTTGAGTTGCTGGCGCAGACCGGAAATGATCCTTTGGATATTGCCGCCGCAGCAATGAAGATGGCTCGTCATGACGAGAAAAAGCGTCCCATTGATCCTATTACGCCTATCAAGGAAGAGTTGTTTCGGCAGAGAGGTCGTAAAAATGATCGTTTCAATCGACGCGGCAATGGAGGTGGTGGACAACAGGGAAGGCGTGGGCCCCGCCAGGATAAAGATATGGTATCGCTTAAGCTCGATGTTGGGCGGGCCGATGGCATCGGGGTTAATCATGTCGTGGCATCCATTGCCCATTATTCAGGGATAGATGCAGGTCGTTTGGGAAAAATTCGCCTAGAGTCTAACCATACTACCGTGGATGTTCCTGAGCCCTTAGTGGGCAAATTACTGTCGAAAAATGGAGCTTACCGTATTGGTCGACGTTCGGTGAATATGGAACGTTCTTCCTCCTGA
- a CDS encoding NAD-dependent deacylase, with product MQTITLAAEEGWEDVAALLKKSHMAVALTGAGISVPSGIPDFRSHAGLWQRFPPERYATLDVFHKNPGQAWALYRAMGKILQGKKPNAAHRALAELEMKGLLAGIITQNIDGLHQQAGSQLVFEIHGDHQQLQCLRCATLISVRPEHFTAKEVPCCPSCARPLKPNVVLFGESVRQLDAIENFVASCDLLLVIGTSCQVYPAASLPEQVRRQGGHVVECNQQSALTSASGSPANRAGDLFLQGNVANTLPRLVQYCD from the coding sequence GTGCAAACGATCACGCTGGCAGCTGAAGAGGGGTGGGAAGATGTTGCCGCCCTTCTCAAGAAATCCCATATGGCCGTTGCCTTGACCGGAGCTGGGATTTCCGTTCCCAGTGGTATCCCCGATTTTCGCAGTCACGCGGGACTCTGGCAACGCTTCCCTCCGGAGCGCTATGCGACCCTGGATGTATTTCATAAGAATCCAGGCCAGGCCTGGGCACTCTACCGCGCCATGGGGAAGATTCTGCAGGGGAAAAAGCCCAATGCGGCCCACAGGGCCCTTGCTGAACTTGAGATGAAAGGGCTTCTTGCCGGAATAATTACCCAGAATATAGATGGCCTGCATCAGCAGGCGGGGAGCCAACTGGTCTTTGAGATACACGGAGACCATCAACAGTTGCAGTGTTTGCGCTGTGCGACCCTCATTTCTGTTCGGCCTGAGCATTTTACGGCCAAAGAGGTTCCTTGCTGTCCTTCTTGTGCTCGTCCCCTGAAACCTAATGTTGTTCTCTTTGGAGAGTCGGTCCGCCAGCTGGATGCCATTGAAAACTTTGTTGCCTCCTGTGACCTGTTGTTGGTGATTGGCACATCCTGTCAGGTGTACCCGGCTGCATCTCTCCCTGAACAGGTGCGAAGGCAGGGCGGTCACGTGGTGGAATGTAATCAGCAATCAGCATTGACTTCCGCATCGGGGAGTCCCGCAAACAGAGCTGGCGATCTGTTTCTTCAGGGAAATGTGGCCAACACCTTGCCCCGTCTGGTGCAATATTGCGACTGA
- a CDS encoding TIGR02285 family protein: protein MPKPVLPTIMLCLCLLVGGIPQEGFSHDTIVWMEAVLPPFFILSGPYKEQGYGDVITHLLQEGMPEYNHEEINTNISRHFYMFKQGENVCSVGLYNTPERQEFMYFSLPSFITLPPVVIIDKDNWHKFGNKPIISLDQVLGDEGMMVGLAKDRSYGNTLDDVLKKHEGQPNLVTFAGQELSRNLFKMLLLGRLDGLIGLPEEALYMAEQMGIRDQFITLTLQENIQNFDGWMSCVACSKTPWGKKVIERVNAILLQQRQTMRYQSAYERWLDPNSIVEYRQAYSKVFLESKK, encoded by the coding sequence ATGCCAAAACCTGTGCTGCCTACCATAATGCTCTGTTTGTGCTTGCTTGTTGGCGGCATCCCGCAAGAGGGGTTTTCTCATGACACCATCGTTTGGATGGAGGCTGTTCTTCCTCCCTTTTTTATTCTATCAGGGCCGTATAAAGAGCAGGGGTATGGGGATGTGATTACCCATCTTTTGCAGGAGGGCATGCCCGAATATAACCACGAAGAAATTAACACTAATATTTCCCGCCATTTCTATATGTTCAAGCAAGGGGAAAACGTGTGTAGTGTTGGGCTGTACAATACTCCTGAACGTCAGGAGTTTATGTATTTTTCCCTGCCGAGTTTTATTACCCTCCCTCCGGTTGTGATCATTGATAAGGACAACTGGCATAAATTCGGAAATAAGCCCATTATTTCACTGGATCAGGTGCTTGGTGATGAGGGGATGATGGTCGGTCTGGCCAAGGACCGCTCCTATGGCAACACACTGGACGATGTCCTGAAAAAGCACGAGGGGCAACCAAATCTGGTGACCTTTGCCGGCCAGGAGTTATCGAGAAACCTGTTTAAAATGCTGCTCTTGGGCCGCCTTGATGGGCTGATCGGGCTACCGGAGGAAGCGTTGTACATGGCCGAGCAGATGGGGATCCGTGATCAATTCATCACCTTGACTCTGCAGGAAAACATCCAAAATTTTGATGGATGGATGAGTTGTGTTGCCTGTTCGAAAACCCCCTGGGGGAAAAAAGTCATCGAACGGGTGAACGCAATCTTGCTTCAGCAGCGTCAGACAATGCGGTACCAGTCTGCCTATGAACGTTGGCTCGATCCCAACAGTATCGTCGAGTATCGCCAGGCGTATAGCAAGGTGTTTTTAGAATCAAAAAAATGA
- a CDS encoding TIGR01777 family oxidoreductase, translating into MKNGFFRYASHFPCTARELYDWHSRPGALERLIPPWEKTSVVKRQGSIDPGGQVMLKLHAGPIPYAWHARHIENQPGVLFRDIQERGPFASWTHTHRFTDTPDGGLLEDEIEYRLPGHSLLPGFAGRQVEKTLQRVFAYRHATLAEDLQLHQQCSLTPLRILITGASGVLGSALRPLLTTGGHEVWTLVRRVPDRNRQEIYWNPGKDELDLSGFPPFDAVIHLAGDNIGEGRWTREKKKRVIDSRVQGTGLIARTLAAQEVKPKVFLSASAVGFYGNCLDCCMREEDRAGADFISDVCSLWEHSARPAEDAGIRTVFMRIGVVLSPQGGALQRLLATRYLGFSKGFGDGSQYISWIGINDMVGAILHALTCDQLEGPVNIAAPEPVTNAELMQTLARVVRRPLLPAVPARLLTSIYGQMATEVLLGGCKVSTDKLQHSGYRFRQTALEPTLRRLLGLS; encoded by the coding sequence TTGAAAAACGGATTTTTTCGTTACGCTTCCCATTTTCCTTGTACAGCTCGTGAGCTCTATGACTGGCACAGTCGTCCAGGCGCCCTTGAGCGGCTCATTCCTCCCTGGGAAAAAACCAGTGTGGTCAAGCGACAGGGCTCGATCGATCCGGGCGGGCAGGTTATGCTCAAGCTCCATGCAGGGCCTATCCCCTATGCCTGGCATGCGCGTCATATTGAAAATCAGCCGGGTGTCCTCTTTCGAGACATTCAAGAGCGTGGGCCTTTTGCCTCCTGGACCCACACCCATCGCTTTACCGATACGCCGGATGGCGGCCTCTTGGAGGACGAGATCGAATACCGTTTGCCCGGGCATTCGTTGTTACCAGGCTTTGCCGGAAGACAGGTCGAGAAGACGCTGCAACGGGTTTTTGCCTATCGCCATGCCACCTTGGCTGAAGACCTGCAGCTGCATCAGCAGTGTTCGCTGACCCCGTTACGCATTCTTATTACCGGCGCCAGTGGCGTTTTGGGGTCGGCGCTCAGGCCGCTTCTGACCACCGGAGGACATGAGGTCTGGACTCTGGTGCGACGGGTGCCAGATCGCAATCGTCAGGAAATCTACTGGAACCCTGGAAAGGATGAGCTCGATTTGAGCGGTTTCCCCCCCTTTGACGCGGTGATTCACCTGGCCGGGGATAATATCGGTGAGGGCCGCTGGACCCGGGAGAAGAAAAAACGGGTGATTGACAGCCGGGTTCAGGGAACCGGACTCATTGCCAGAACCCTTGCCGCCCAGGAGGTGAAACCCAAGGTCTTTCTCAGTGCCTCGGCTGTTGGCTTTTATGGGAACTGTCTGGACTGCTGCATGCGTGAGGAAGATAGGGCGGGCGCTGATTTTATCTCCGATGTCTGTTCATTGTGGGAACATTCGGCCAGGCCGGCTGAAGATGCCGGAATTCGAACCGTGTTCATGCGTATCGGTGTGGTCCTCAGCCCCCAGGGCGGGGCGTTGCAGCGGTTGCTTGCGACGCGGTACCTGGGGTTCTCCAAAGGTTTTGGCGATGGCAGTCAGTATATCAGCTGGATAGGCATCAATGACATGGTCGGTGCCATTCTCCATGCGCTGACCTGCGATCAGCTTGAAGGGCCGGTGAATATTGCCGCCCCGGAGCCGGTGACCAACGCAGAGCTGATGCAGACCCTGGCCCGGGTAGTGCGCCGTCCTCTTTTGCCAGCTGTCCCCGCCCGCTTGTTAACAAGCATCTATGGGCAGATGGCAACGGAGGTGTTACTGGGCGGTTGTAAGGTGTCCACGGATAAACTCCAGCACTCAGGGTATAGGTTTCGCCAGACCGCTCTGGAACCAACCCTGCGCCGCCTGCTCGGCCTTTCCTGA
- a CDS encoding TIGR01777 family oxidoreductase, translating to MKILITGGTGFVGAALSGRLLEMGHELTVIGSSRQCRLLAHDHLSYVAADTTRPGDWQKHVAEQEALINLTGRSVFNLWTEKYKKAIYESRILTTQNLVAALPQKTEAVFLSTSAAGFYGDGGEVEKTETASAGDDFLAQVCKDWEAEAVKAAQKGARVVLMRFGVVLGKGGGALGTMQLPFKLGLGGPIGSGKQWFPWIHLEDLVSAIIFLLSAEECQGPFNFSAPEPVRQKEFAQQLGAAYHRPAFLPTPAFVMRTILGEFGRSLLQGQKVLPQALTESGFLFTYPELRTALRDLVREGGR from the coding sequence ATGAAAATTTTGATCACTGGAGGAACTGGGTTTGTTGGCGCAGCCCTTTCAGGACGTCTCTTGGAGATGGGACATGAGCTAACCGTTATTGGTTCAAGCCGGCAGTGTCGTCTTCTGGCCCATGATCATCTCAGCTATGTTGCTGCTGATACCACCCGTCCCGGTGATTGGCAAAAACATGTCGCCGAGCAGGAGGCACTGATCAATCTCACCGGCCGCTCTGTTTTTAATCTCTGGACGGAAAAATATAAAAAAGCCATTTACGAGAGCCGAATATTAACCACCCAGAATCTTGTGGCCGCGTTGCCTCAAAAAACCGAGGCTGTTTTCTTGAGTACCTCAGCTGCTGGCTTTTACGGTGATGGCGGCGAGGTAGAAAAAACAGAAACCGCCAGCGCTGGAGATGACTTTTTGGCTCAGGTCTGTAAAGACTGGGAAGCAGAGGCCGTAAAAGCTGCCCAAAAAGGCGCTCGAGTGGTACTGATGCGCTTTGGTGTGGTGCTCGGCAAGGGCGGTGGTGCCCTGGGGACCATGCAGCTTCCCTTTAAATTGGGGCTTGGTGGTCCTATTGGCAGTGGCAAACAGTGGTTTCCCTGGATTCATCTGGAGGATCTGGTGAGTGCTATTATCTTTTTGCTGAGTGCTGAGGAGTGCCAGGGGCCCTTTAATTTTTCCGCGCCGGAGCCGGTGCGCCAAAAAGAGTTTGCCCAGCAGTTGGGGGCGGCCTATCATCGGCCCGCTTTTTTACCCACACCAGCCTTTGTCATGCGGACGATTTTAGGTGAATTCGGGCGCTCACTTCTGCAGGGGCAAAAAGTTCTCCCTCAGGCGCTGACCGAGAGTGGCTTTCTTTTTACCTATCCTGAGTTGCGCACCGCCCTGCGAGATCTGGTGCGGGAGGGGGGGCGTTGA